The Neodiprion pinetum isolate iyNeoPine1 chromosome 5, iyNeoPine1.2, whole genome shotgun sequence genome segment TGTGTCGCTTCGActcaacctaacctaacctaacctaagaATTTCTACTTAATTTATTTCGAATGACGTTACTCGTCAAATTTAATTGGTTCATCTGTTTTTTCCAATGAATCCATTCTTTTCGTTGAACAATCTTATTATAATGACGTGTCCTTTTTTATCAGGAACCCTCACTATACACCGTCAAGGGTATGGTGATACTGGATAATGATGGCAACAGAATACTGGCAAAGTATTACGACAAGAATGTATTTCCAACTTCAAAGGAGCAGAAAgcctttgaaaaaaatctcttcAACAAGACACACAGAGCTAACACAGAAATTATCATGCTGGATGGTCTGACGTGTGTTTATAAGAGCAATGTCGATCTATTCTTCTATGTAATGGGCAGCTCTCGTGAAAACGAGGTTTGtcatgttttcttttgttcttATCTTTTTGTAAATGAACAATGCAAATATCTACTTCTAGCTGCTTATGTTGGCGAATAATAGGATTTTCACTAACCCAACTGGTCAGGATTTATCATTAGCTTCTTTGACAGTGAATAATTCTTTGTTAAACTATAATTAGAGATTTTTAAATCGTTTCACGTTTCAGCTAATTCTTATGAGCGTGCTGAATTGCTTATATGATTCCATAAGTCAAATTTTGAGAAAGAATGTTGAAAAGAGAGCAGTGCTTGATAGTCTGGATATTGTGATGCTGGCTATGGATGAAATCTGCGATAATGGGTAAGTTTTCTGAGATATTGGATTTCcagatgattgaaaaatatttgtatgaaCTAGTAAAGCTAGTTTGCacttcataaaaaaaaattccgaaaccCATATGAATTGAATCCGAGTTCAACTTATGGTTAATTATTCCTCACACAAATTAAGATATTTCTGTTATTTAGTATTATTTTGGATGCCGACGCAAGTAGCGTAGTGACACGGGTAGCACTGCGAACAGACGACATTCCACTTGGCGAGCAAACGGTAGCACAGGTGAGAATGTATACCCCTTATTTCAGTCTTCACTTTCTACCATGTCTCTTTTTCCTATATTATGAAATATCGATCTTTCAGTGTAATCCTATCGTGACTTGTCTTTAGActgtaattaatatttaaccATTTTAATCTTACAGGTCATACAGTCAGCAAAAGAGCAACTTAAATGGTCGTTATTGaagtaatttaattttataaaattaatgttaagaaaaagtaaaaaattgagcACGTGacgtgagtgaaaaaaaaaaaatattacatgaTCTATGTGAATAAACTATGTGAATAAACTAGCAACGACTATGATTATAAATcgttaaaattgattatatgAAGTATCGTCACATGAAATTGAATGAGGAAAAACTTTCAGTTTTACATCCATGTGACGCCCCGGTTTTCAGTCGAATATGCATTGTAGTTTACGTGATCGCAAAGCTGAGTTTacgtcaattatttattttcgtttcagtCAAATTTGAATCAGAGATTTAgccttttttaaaattctggcTCACAGCCACCAGCAGAGCGCTGCGGGCACCTAACATGACGAAATACTTGACGCGTGACTGGATAAAGGAAATTCCGGTacactttttctctctcgtccTGTGCCGTGATTGGATGGGGAAACGCGATTCAGCCAATCACAGCGCAGAGCGAGAGAAACAGAGTGTACTGGGACCCTCTTCATCCAATCACGCATCCGAGCATTGGGGGAGCGTATAAGCTCGATGACCGGATGACTAAATCATATCGTGCAGCCTGCAGTTGCTACTATCAATAGTTACCGACAAAGCACAGAACGAGTTTGTGGAGACGTTGGAAACGGTGTGCCTACAGGTGGAACCATTATCGGTGCACGGTTGTCTGTGATACTTCCGTAACACATAGGTATGTCCATAATAGAAATAAAAGTGGGAATAAGTAAAAAACAGGATTAATTAAAACGGTATATCGTATATAGCCATCATCTCTGGGACGTAAACAATGTACGGTGTATTCTTGTCTCGAGATAACAGATCAACGATAATGTTGGTACTCTCCATTTTTATCAACGAATCGACTGCAGTGCCTCGGGTCGTATGTTACTTGCGTGCTCTCTGCGTACACAATGCAAAACCGTTAGGACCACCGTCAAATATCCTCGTGACCGACTCTGTACTAGGTTCAAATACTCAAGTATTAACCGTTGCTAACTCTTATCCGAAGACCGAGGTTTTACCGAGACGACGCGTAGGCAGGTGCATGGCGATGCGTGTCGCATCAACCGATCAACCAACACCGTATACGGTAGGACAAACCGAATGCGCCTGGAGGAGCAGCAGCCGCTGCATCAGCGCGTCGGTTCAACAATGTCGAGACGGTGTCGAGACCTCGAGGCTGTTTAGTCAAGGCACACCGCTCAACTTGGTCGTTGTCGGTTTTATACCCGCGTTCCCCCGACTTCGTGCacgtaatataattatagttgtGCAGGTTTTGTCGCGGGCCGAACGCCGCGCGTGTCCGTTGATGCGAAAAAATCCgtaacagcagcagcagtagcagcGTCGGTGTTAAAAAGTAAGACAAGCAGACGGGGATAAATACCCGACAGAATAGCTGACGAGTATTATTTCCGATATAAGATCGACGGGTGGCGGAAGCCTGAGAGCCGGTTCAAAGGCTCTACTTTTACCCTAGTTCCGTGTATGAGATTTATTTCCCTCATGGCTTATCAGACTTCGCCGCTGTTACTCTGTGCCTCTCTCTCCGTTCTCTCCGTGTCTTCTATCCggtaatatttaatttctaaCCCTAAATCTGGGGtcttttcttctatttccGACGGACGGCGGTACGATTCATCCCTCTTCTCATTTAGATATAAATAGAAACACCGAAAGAGAATTatcattgtaaaataaatacgggaatagattaattttcatattgGTCGCTCATCTGTTATTTatctgttttcttttcttcaattatcTACAAATGgttataatattcaaaacgCGTCAAACAATGAAGCGCGTAACCGCATTTGGCGgtaaacatacatacatgcatacatgcatacacacatatatacgcaATAAGTAATCAAGAAGTACAATTTAACGACCGGGGAAAAATTCTTAtcgtaattcaatttcaacttttGCCTTTGTTTAACAATCTCTTCTATTTCCTTACTCACAATTTTCCTTCATTCTTCCAGAGCATGGCTTGCTCTTCTCTGTTCTCCCCTCTtggtatttatttacaaatttattagTTGTACAAGGTTTTTCACATCTTGACAGGCATACAAATAATCAAAGTATAAGTCGCTTCATTAAACCTGTTAATAATACttgttctttcaatttttgcagGATTGACGTAATGTCTCAAAACTTCGTTACGGTCTGCGTCGTCTGCGTTTTGTGCGCTGCACACGCTCCGTGTTCTGCCCACACCGATGGACAAATTTCCCGCCTCTCTTCCTTGCCAGGACCACTGGATCTCATAGATTCAGCCAACGATGATCGTTTGCAGCCGTTGAAACACCAAATTAGTTCAAGAGAAATaggtagaataaaaaatatgaaggatGCGTTTGACCCGCTTGAATCGGAACCCGTTGGTCATGAACTTAGGCTCAGGAAACGGAGACACacagatgatgatgatgatgagtCTAATTTCACAAAGAGAATTTTCAGGGATTATGGAAATGGAGATAGCATGACAATTGAAGGGTTCGAAAGGCTACTACAAAAACTCAGACTTCAGGAAGATGACAATTGTACATCGGTCCAAAGCGATAAATTTAGTAGAATtggtgagttttttttttaactacaACATTCACTACCAAAGTTTTTGTCATTTGTACACAAACGTTGATTTGTCAAACAATTAAATAACCAAAAATTGAACTCAGGTTCAAAATCAATTCGAAACATtgctataattattttcttcatttgaGACGGTTCAAATTTTAAGAGAATAATTACAACACGACTGAATATCAGGGTTGGCACAATTTTCCCTGACCCGATTAAACCACTCAATatcgttgcaaaaaaatttgagatatGCCTTTTAAAGGAAGTAAAATACAATTATaccagagaaatttttatatcagcTCTCATTAACCATATTTTTACTAACTATACGTAGTACTTACACCTATACTAATAAGTACGATTTTGTCCTCATAGCATGAAGggatttaaaacaaaattgttttgaattgaattttggaACGGTAGACAGGtcatattttgtataattatattgtataacATCAGACTCTCCATTGGTTTGATATTAAAGATACCTCAATTATGCTCAGTTGACCCTTGAAGTAACGCATGCCATCCAATCAGTTGAGTGAACTTGTCCAATTGTTTTACAAATCAATAATATCTGCTTGTATTGTTGCAGCCTCTGATTTTATTGGAGGCAATTATTCTTTGTAAGGATTATTTGATCTCTAAAGCCGACGTTgttagtaaaaaaattgaacacttATCCTTGCTCTTGTAGTTCTTTTCTGACCATTAAAAACTTGACCGCTCTTGAAACCTAGATTTGAACAGACTAAAAACTCAAGACGCTTGTGAACCAGAGCTTGATATATTGGTCAATGATTTTATTAGCGAGCAATCAATTGCAAGGTTGTCTTGCCTGGTTCTTCTCGCCAAAGACATCACAGAACTTGACTGCGGTTATTTCCGATAGCCATATCTCCCTAGTATTTTATCGTATCATTTGCATGTTGAGCTTATCTACTCGCGAACATTATACGATACGTACAAGTCCGTCATATCGGACGTTAACGAGCCATATGAAACCGGCGGCTGATAAAGTTTAAAAGTTAATTCTCACCAATTTTTTGGTCCGGCAATTTTTCACAGCATTCCAACCCTTGAGCTTAGTCTTGCTTCTTATcactttcaatatttcaattttgcatGTCTTACTATGctctatatatgtatgtttgcTTCATTGTATGTTTTTTCTCATGCTGACTATCTTTCAGTATTGCAATTTCCATGGTACTCCATTTATGTAAGTTTTCTTCGTTGTATGTTTTTACTCATTCTGTCGGTATTTCAATAACGCATGTTTTATAATGCTTGATTTgtgtatgttttcttcattGTACGTTTTTGCTTATTCCGTCGATACTTCAgtattcaatgtttttttttatgatgcTTGATTCgtatgtgttttttttttgttgcatgTTTTTCCATATTCTGTCACATAACAGTGTTATAAATGCAAAATATATCGTTACTTTATGTATCGATCAGGTGTTTCCGCTCCATTTGTTGTTCCAATTTTCTTCAAGGGCAACTCACTTATTCTTTATCCTAAAATATTCTACttgcaacgttttttttttttttttttttccattttaattATACGTATCTAGGTCGAAGATGTAACTCTTCTTGTGTTAATAAGACGCTGCTTCTGGTCGACCTAGATTGCGATTTTTATTCTACAGCCATTACCGAAACCCTTACCCTGGACAATTcgctgaaattattttcttacgtTGCAGATGATGATAACCTCACGAATAATACTTCTCAACCTAACAATGGACTTAATAAAAGTGCCAAAAACCAAAGGGTAAATGTTGAACCTTTCATCCATTCATTCCGAGGTGGTCAATAACTACATAAAGAAATCATGCCTGCGATAGAgcgtgtaaaaatttgtaatcaaactcaatatttattttacattgtCTACTTTCAGTGCCTCAGAAGCAAAGAATTGCTGGATAAATTTGCCGGCAACAATTCTCACTGGTCGGAAAGTGACAATAACACCACATTGCCTGGTTGGCTTTTGGAAAGGATTTGCCCTGCCCTAGTTTATCAATTAGCAAGCTCTGATCCGAGCGGGTGTATCCAATTCCCTGAGAATTTATCTACCGTAGCAGGCATGACCGTAGGAAACGAATCCGAGGCAAATTCAATGTCTCAACACATGTGGCAAGGTGGGTTGAATAACAATGAACGATAGTTAATACGAAATTTGTCAACGCTTTTGAGGAAAATGACTCACGCATTTACACAAGAACTTTTATATCgttatttacattatatttattcatttactttttttctcgcaGTTTGGATTTGGTCTTCACTAAGTATTCTAATTATAAGCCTATGCGGCTTGCTCGGAGTAGTCGTGATTCCGGTCATGAATAAAACTTACTACCACCAGTTTATACAGTTCCTGGTTGCGCTCGCTGTCGGAACACTCTGCGGCGATGCTTTGATACATCTTCTGCCGCATGTGAGTCTCAGACTTTTTTTCCTTGATGCGTTGTATAAAgctgtatttttcttttgatgttcctaattttgtattttccaCAGGCTATGATGTCCTCGGGACACGAGCATGACCACCATAGTGGTTCCGGGCATGGAGAGCCATTGTCGAATACAAAACATGACCATGATACCAATATGTGGAAAGGTTTTGTGGCAATGATGGGATTggtgcttttcttttttactgaaaaagcTCTAACTATGATCGCCGAATGGAGGAAATCTCACCAGCGTCGTACCAaggtaatttaaaaaaaatatttttcaccaagcTTTCAACGCATTGATGGTAATGGCAAAGATGTTTTTTACTCTTTCAGTTACCTGCACGTGTTAAAGTGATGCGCGAGCCTGCCGACACAACTGGCAACAGTTCGAGCAGCGACAAACATTGTAAACACAAGTATTCATCCTACCCATACTGCTACGGCGAAATCACAACAGAAACTCAAGGTGAAGCCATGTGCTGTTCgttagaaatgatttttaggATTATTagctcttttcaaaatcactgtTACTCATGCCTcgaacatttctttttttcctcagaCAATCATCATAATCGTCAGCACAACAATCACCAAATAACGGCAGCAGTTGTAGAGGAAGAAAAACCTCTTACGTCTAATAGCAATGCTATCTTGAAATCAGCCGATGATGATGTTGATAAAAGGCAGGACGAAGATTGGAAGATGGACGAGGCTATAATCAATCACGCGAATAAGAATAGCGAAAACAACGATCCGTCTGTGAACGAGGTTGAGAGCTACACGGTCATTATTCGTGAACATGAAACGAAACATCACGGTCACACGCATTCGCACGGTAATTTCGTCTCTCTCACTTCTGCTTATTTACCATTCCTTGCCTCTGTAACAATGATATTTTCGCAAATTATCCTACCAAACTAAAGTCCTTCCGCTCTATCAAGGTCACGTACACTCGGCGCCTGAATCAATGTCCAGCGTTGCATGGATGGTCATCATGGGTGATGGCCTGCACAATTTTACCGATGGTATGGCCATCGGTGCAGCTTTTGCAGCTAACATTCCCGGCGGATTTTCAACGGCTATTGCAGTATTGTGTCACGAATTGCCTCATGAACTGGGTCagtttttattaatataattatacagaCAGCAATATCAACGATCTTTTTACTGTActaaagtttatttattcatttttttttttttaaactaatcGTCTACAATTAACGAATCTTCACGTTCCACAGGCGATTTTGCCGTTCTACTGAAGGCTGGGATGAGCGCTAAACAGGCAGTCTTCTATAATCTATTATCTTCCGTGCTGTGTCTGTTTGGAATGGTGTTTGGGATACTATTAGGTGCCGATCCATCAGCGACAAGCTGGATCTTTGCAGCTGCTGCTGGAATGTTCATCTACATTGCTCTAGTGGATATGGTAAGCTTTTTTCACACGGCGTTATTCGTCACgaaataaagtgaaataaaaaattttcgaagtgAAATGAATCACCGACATTCTTTTATCCTCAATGCTCAGATACCGGAATTGACATCGAGTCACTCGGCGGAAGGAGGCTCGCAGTGGCAGTGCGTTCTACAAGCGATGGGACTAGCAACGGGACTTGGCATAATGTTGATCATTGCTTTATACGAGCATGATTTGAAGCAGATATTTCAAGATTAGTGTAAACAATGGaaaatcatttatttacaCGAAATGAAAAGGAGGTGAGTAGTCGATTCCTTCATTCTggttttaatcaattttcggCCAAAAGTGTCGAGTTTTAGTCTCATTCTTTTTGTTGTTTACGTTTTTTAGTAATCCGCGTCCGTTACTTCACGGTATATCAGAATATGTAACAATGGCGTAAGAAACAAGGATAAAATGAGGCTAAGGTCGAGAGTAAAGTGGAACAACAATAAAAACTACTCAGTACAATTATCATTAATGCGACGCAATGTGcttggataaataaatttttccacctAAACAATGCAGTGAAGATAAACAAAAGGTCATACAAGGAGACTACTGAAACCAATAGAAAATTTCACTGTCAAATTTATCACGTCTTATTCTTGGTGCTATTTATTCACAAGAGCTGAGAcaaaagacgaagaagaataagatgCGGAAGAAAAGCTAGAAATTGAAaggaggtttaaaaaaaatatttcccaaTCAATCACGCAGCTACTCCGATTTCTTTATGCTAAtgaatttctattctttcacAATGTTATTCCCAGTGATGAATTtgtgcatacatatattacatacataagTTCACAGCACGTTCATTGAACAATAAGATATTTGATAGCGAGCTACTTTTATATCGATATTTGTTAAATTTCAAAGCTGAGGTAACTTTCAATcattctgtttctttttttctttacttcactCGGTgacttgaacaattttttttttttttactgtcatCTAACGGGGTTCTTTAAACCTGTACATGAACTATTGATACGCGTTACGAAGGTTTCATGTCGTTAATTGCAGTAAATTTTTAGAACTCCACATTGATTGAAGGATTAACCAAGACAGAAACAAAGGAACTGCAGCTCGAACATCTAACAAATCTCTctatatataatgaaaaaagtcAACCGCGTCATGTACATTAATTATGTTTTAAGGCAAGTTGTATTAAACAGTGAAATGCGTTTAGATTTCttaaataatttgttgaatgaaaaatatggtcGGCATTTAACTATCTTATTACAGTACCGCataagtatgtataataataataataataatgataacattaataaatgattattgCAGTCTTATCGTGGCTTAGTGGAAAAGCAAAGGGCTTGATTAATGGCTGGACAATATACGTGTTATTGATTTGAATATAATCTTACTCGAGGAATTTTGAACACTTTTTATTTTGCCACATTTTAAAAGTACTTTGATCTTAAACTTTCGCTCATTTATTCAGTATTAATTACATATACTCTACAATCTTTCACGTATCTCGCTAAGATTTTAAGccttttgtaatttttaattaaccaTAACGCAATAAATTTGTAACCATAACTATTCTTCTGGTCAGGACTAAAACTTGCAAATTGCATTCTTGTATTACATACAGTTAAGGGAATTCAATTACTTGAATGACAAGAAGCTTCCATCACAGGTTTTGAAACCCTTactcgaaaataaatttatgaatatttaataacaataagactgaaaaatatttctttgctttattaatgaaatttattactattcttCCAATCATTAAAActattggtgaaaattttggaaaccTCTTCCTTTCTAATCCGATCGTTTGCGGAATCAATAtctagaaatgaaaaacatgaattttgtaaaacttATTATAAGCtatttgcaatttattttatcaagtcctccttttatttataatatcttcGAAGTACGTTATCTCAACTTctttaattataaattctttgatcGTGATCGAAAACGGTGTAAGCGTCTAAGTACTTATAAATATCATTTTGAAATAACAACTTGGACATAATTGTatctgtacatacatacctttCTAAAACCTTTGCAGTAGTTTTGCGCTGATGATCTTGACTCtgatttgattaaaatttcacatcaGGAATTCAGTATAAACCAATTGTGTTTTCGATCGATTTATATTTTAGTTTATAATGTaacaatgaaaatagaaaaaagaaactgccatAAACTTTACTCTTCTTTTCGAGCTAcactatttttcattcaaattcattccaaCTTGGAATTTTACCTGATATCCCGTACGAATCGATGAACAGATCGAATAATTCTCTTTATCCGTTCGAGTAAATAAACAGGTAAATGAAGTAACTCAGGTATGCAATGAttgtattaataattatttatttacaagttGAACAAACAATCGATTGGTCATGCTTAAAATGAAGTTGCTATATTTTAGAAGTTTTTGCCTTATCACTTAACTATAAAGACTAATGTTTCTAGATTCCTGGGATTTCCTATAGACTTTAAAAACCAGCAACTAACTGTTGCAGATCGAAAACAAgaaagtaattaattatagaTTATCTGGAAACAGTGCTCGGCAGATTTTTAATGgtattttataaaacaaattaGTCCGTTTGAACTTTTGTACAGTAAATaagtaaaagttttttttttttcttttcaatatcaatAGTCATCAAATTAGAATAAGCTCGTCTTTGTCGCTTAGCTGTGCGGTTAAACTGAATGCGGTATCTGTGCTGGCCTCACTGTTTAAGCTATCGTTGAACGCTACTTTTTTACCCGCCGCATCGTTCATCTCTCTCATTAATCCTGCCATATCGTCATCTGGGTCTATTTCTTGAGTTTCTCCAACTACGTCTATCTCCATCGACTGGTTATCCAATACTGAAGCTTCCTTTATAACGGGTTTCGCTTCTTCGAACTGAGTGGAAATAGAAAACGTGTTTTTAATTACAACTGTACATATTATTACATCATTGTTTTGTTATCGATTATACAAATGTGtgcattaattatttttgattcatGCGATGAAAAGATCACACATCTTACCACCATAGATTCAAGTTTTAAAGGCGGCGGTAAATTCATGTGAAAGACGCACGACGAATCGAAAACGACTGGGACAGGCTCGTGGCATTCTATATCAGCTCTAACAGCTCCACAGGCTTTGAACAATACTTGATGCTGATCCTGCATGTTAAGAAGAATTACTAAATTAACGATCAATTGTCGAATTAACATTAATTCACCTTTAGTATATGTTTACGGCAATGTCTTGCTGCCGGTAGCGTTCTTTCCCCACACTTCACTCCGCCTTCGGTGAAAATGCATTTCGTAACGTTGGGAGGCTTCTGCGCTGGACCCTCGGTTGCCTGGTAGATGAAAATTATGTTAAATACATTTGCTATATGCTAAACTTTATGTTGtaaaagtttcaattttttcactttgagtTGTGAgtaaatgttgaaaaacatATTTCCTTTCAATCAATGATGATGACGAAATTTTAATatatgaattgttttttataccTGAGCTCGCCTCTCCAATGATTTTTTGTAAAGGATAGCTTCGACGCCACTCCGCCTGTGGTAAGAGTTCAGGGCTTTTAATTTATCataaatctttttttccttaGCGGTTTCTTTCGGCTGATCGTGAATGCTACctgtattttaaaattaatcgaacaataaatattagtTAAAAATTACATTGCTGCTGGTCGATCTAAGCTCGCCAGACTTACaggttgtttctttttcctttttcactGTGTGCAGGTACTTTCGACGTTTTTCTTTGAATATATGATGCAGCCTTCTGAATTGGTCAATGTAGAGCGATTGGAGCCTGATGAGCTTTTCCCTTGCTATGTATATCACCTCTTCGGCGGTGAAGATTCCGGCGTGccttaaaaaattaatactaaTGATTCAATAGATAAAAAGTGTCTCTGTCACGCTGGAAGCAGCTACTACAGAAAAGAAGATTTAGGGTACCTCATTGGGCAAATACtcgaaatggaaataaaattatcgtgGAAGAAAAGTTGATCACTGTTCGTTTGTGgagtttgtaaaaatatctAAAGGGGACTAGATATTGCTACAAATcattaaattctttttcctcctATTCCAGAGTTGAAGCGTTTCCATCTCACACTGTCACCTGAAAGAagtctgaaagaaaaaataattttccgcCAACGACCATGATGTCAAAGGTTCAGCCTGTTGGTCTGGCAGGTCAAAGTTACTATACACGGTAAGTGAAGCATGCAACAAATTCATGCTGGAATTTCTAAAAGTAGGTGTTTTCTTAAAAACAATGAGAGAACTCTGCAAgaggataattgaaaataaaaaaaatgctaaaattctCTTCCCAGCAAAGATTTGTAGATGCAGAGTATTTTCTTGACTTTCAGTTTTCCCAGCTCTGTGATATCACGAGCAATCCACCATTGGGTAAATGTTAAGCTTATGATTGTCTCTCAGGGTTAAATCAACATCCAGTTagaacaataaaaatgaaggTAAGTAACTATTTTGGTATTTAGTCCCCTTATTTAGTAATGCACAAGCAAAAGCAAGCTAGCGTTACAATACgtaatataaaattcaaaccTTACTTATAATTAATCTTCTAAAAATATGTGGTCACATTATTTAATaggtacatatttttaaacaacTCTCAAAGCGTATGACGGTATTTCACATAGATTACAGGCAATTTGTTGGAAAGTTCCCTCAATAGTCAAATGCAAAATTTTACGATCAGACGAATCATCATTTTtagataaaaatatagaattttGAACATTCATTCCCCTTTAATGCCGTAAGCACctgaaatttgaaccctttaTATTCGCGGAATGTCTAATATTTTCCGAATAGTTTAAGGCTCTCAAAAATGATTCTAAAAAATTCTGTGATCATTTCATGAATCCATAACTTTAAAGTAGATTGAAAACTTCGTATCCCtgcaaataatttgaatagaaATGAGAAGctcaaatttataatttgcaTGTGAGATACTTGCATCAGAGCCAATAATTCCAATTTCAATTGCTGCGATATTTGAGTTG includes the following:
- the dgt1 gene encoding KAT8 regulatory NSL complex subunit 2 isoform X4 translates to MFRVPNATATRIGPGKSSSESQSCSYGSYECKQQSLAGYAYCSRHILEDSSAPYKQCSFVYNSNGRKCQNPALKGDRRDLAYCSDHARRAQLARIKSTSRHSPPQTPETLLLNLSHYVKPTDSSAEDTEEEEGKVKVLDPFAEIDAYRINASGCDVLDYASSSDSDVEPVVVSETLRGAFLDDSEDESLQSSQEDPLNINFLRHAGIFTAEEVIYIAREKLIRLQSLYIDQFRRLHHIFKEKRRKYLHTVKKEKETTCSIHDQPKETAKEKKIYDKLKALNSYHRRSGVEAILYKKSLERRAQQATEGPAQKPPNVTKCIFTEGGVKCGERTLPAARHCRKHILKDQHQVLFKACGAVRADIECHEPVPVVFDSSCVFHMNLPPPLKLESMVFEEAKPVIKEASVLDNQSMEIDVVGETQEIDPDDDMAGLMREMNDAAGKKVAFNDSLNSEASTDTAFSLTAQLSDKDELILI
- the dgt1 gene encoding KAT8 regulatory NSL complex subunit 2 isoform X1; the encoded protein is MPKKAMFRVPNATATRIGPGKSSSESQSCSYGSYECKQQSLAGYAYCSRHILEDSSAPYKQCSFVYNSNGRKCQNPALKGDRRDLAYCSDHARRAQLARIKSTSRHSPPQTPETLLLNLSHYVKPTDSSAEDTEEEEGKVKVLDPFAEIDAYRINASGCDVLDYASSSDSDVEPVVVSETLRGAFLDDSEDESLQSSQEDPLNINFLRHAGIFTAEEVIYIAREKLIRLQSLYIDQFRRLHHIFKEKRRKYLHTVKKEKETTCSIHDQPKETAKEKKIYDKLKALNSYHRRSGVEAILYKKSLERRAQQATEGPAQKPPNVTKCIFTEGGVKCGERTLPAARHCRKHILKDQHQVLFKACGAVRADIECHEPVPVVFDSSCVFHMNLPPPLKLESMVFEEAKPVIKEASVLDNQSMEIDVVGETQEIDPDDDMAGLMREMNDAAGKKVAFNDSLNSEASTDTAFSLTAQLSDKDELILI
- the dgt1 gene encoding KAT8 regulatory NSL complex subunit 2 isoform X3, whose protein sequence is MPKTMFRVPNATATRIGPGKSSSESQSCSYGSYECKQQSLAGYAYCSRHILEDSSAPYKQCSFVYNSNGRKCQNPALKGDRRDLAYCSDHARRAQLARIKSTSRHSPPQTPETLLLNLSHYVKPTDSSAEDTEEEEGKVKVLDPFAEIDAYRINASGCDVLDYASSSDSDVEPVVVSETLRGAFLDDSEDESLQSSQEDPLNINFLRHAGIFTAEEVIYIAREKLIRLQSLYIDQFRRLHHIFKEKRRKYLHTVKKEKETTCSIHDQPKETAKEKKIYDKLKALNSYHRRSGVEAILYKKSLERRAQQATEGPAQKPPNVTKCIFTEGGVKCGERTLPAARHCRKHILKDQHQVLFKACGAVRADIECHEPVPVVFDSSCVFHMNLPPPLKLESMVFEEAKPVIKEASVLDNQSMEIDVVGETQEIDPDDDMAGLMREMNDAAGKKVAFNDSLNSEASTDTAFSLTAQLSDKDELILI